The Mixophyes fleayi isolate aMixFle1 chromosome 1, aMixFle1.hap1, whole genome shotgun sequence genome includes a region encoding these proteins:
- the RELL1 gene encoding RELT-like protein 1 isoform X1 — MSPVLKTQVGNQLQAAPWRLPRSVVKQTTDHMPSPGDKVDSGGGGHPEYVAFYLVPVFFIMGLSGVLICHFLKKKGYRCTTAEPAVEEEKITGEKIEMQDSLGDTHNDTVGQIVSYIMKNEANADVLKAMVADSSMVADNSLYDPESPKTPDTPLSPTSPSSPGGTPSKHSCHGHHLHTVGGVVEKNVCSRCSNKRWNLIKSPQKHKEPKKNRQGAVTVLAVGRFRVTKVEPKSKERKRLMSDGTEVTNGEVPGTPVSVNTRHRSGTEAENQNSVDT; from the exons TTAAGCAGACTACGGACCATATGCCAAGTCCTGGTGACAAAGTGGATTCCGGTGGAGGTGGTCACCCAGAATATGTTGCCTTCTACTTGGTTCCAGTTTTCTTCATCATGGGCCTATCGGGAGTACTGATCTGTCATTTTCTCAAGAAGAAAGGCTATCGCTGTACTACCGCAGAGCCGGCGGTGGAGGAGGAGAAAATTACTGGGGAAAAGATCG agatGCAAGATAGCCTCGgagacacacacaatgatactgTTGGACAAATTGTAAGCTACATAATGAAAAATGAAG CAAATGCTGATGTCTTGAAAGCCATGGTCGCTGACAGTTCCATGGTGGCAGATAACAGCCTGTATGACCCAGAGAG CCCTAAAACACCAGATACTCCCTTGAGTCCTACAAGTCCATCCTCGCCAGGCGGAACCCCATCTAAACACTCCTGCCACGGGCACCATCTGCACACTGTCGGGGGCGTGGTGGAGAAAAATGTGTGCAGCCGATGCAGCAACAAGCGCTGGAACTTGATTAAGTCGCCACAAAAGCACAAAGAGCCAAAGAAGAACCGTCAAGGAGCTGTCACAGTCCTGGCTGTAGGAAG GTTCAGAGTCACAAAGGTAGAGCCAAAGTCCAAAGAAAGAAAACGCTTAATGTCCGACGGAACAGAAGTGACAAATGGCGAGGTACCCGGCACCCCAGTCAGCGTGAATACCAGGCATAGGAGTGGCACAGAAGCAGAG AATCAAAACTCAGTGGACACATGA
- the RELL1 gene encoding RELT-like protein 1 isoform X2, giving the protein MPSPGDKVDSGGGGHPEYVAFYLVPVFFIMGLSGVLICHFLKKKGYRCTTAEPAVEEEKITGEKIEMQDSLGDTHNDTVGQIVSYIMKNEANADVLKAMVADSSMVADNSLYDPESPKTPDTPLSPTSPSSPGGTPSKHSCHGHHLHTVGGVVEKNVCSRCSNKRWNLIKSPQKHKEPKKNRQGAVTVLAVGRFRVTKVEPKSKERKRLMSDGTEVTNGEVPGTPVSVNTRHRSGTEAENQNSVDT; this is encoded by the exons ATGCCAAGTCCTGGTGACAAAGTGGATTCCGGTGGAGGTGGTCACCCAGAATATGTTGCCTTCTACTTGGTTCCAGTTTTCTTCATCATGGGCCTATCGGGAGTACTGATCTGTCATTTTCTCAAGAAGAAAGGCTATCGCTGTACTACCGCAGAGCCGGCGGTGGAGGAGGAGAAAATTACTGGGGAAAAGATCG agatGCAAGATAGCCTCGgagacacacacaatgatactgTTGGACAAATTGTAAGCTACATAATGAAAAATGAAG CAAATGCTGATGTCTTGAAAGCCATGGTCGCTGACAGTTCCATGGTGGCAGATAACAGCCTGTATGACCCAGAGAG CCCTAAAACACCAGATACTCCCTTGAGTCCTACAAGTCCATCCTCGCCAGGCGGAACCCCATCTAAACACTCCTGCCACGGGCACCATCTGCACACTGTCGGGGGCGTGGTGGAGAAAAATGTGTGCAGCCGATGCAGCAACAAGCGCTGGAACTTGATTAAGTCGCCACAAAAGCACAAAGAGCCAAAGAAGAACCGTCAAGGAGCTGTCACAGTCCTGGCTGTAGGAAG GTTCAGAGTCACAAAGGTAGAGCCAAAGTCCAAAGAAAGAAAACGCTTAATGTCCGACGGAACAGAAGTGACAAATGGCGAGGTACCCGGCACCCCAGTCAGCGTGAATACCAGGCATAGGAGTGGCACAGAAGCAGAG AATCAAAACTCAGTGGACACATGA